Proteins encoded in a region of the Polyodon spathula isolate WHYD16114869_AA chromosome 9, ASM1765450v1, whole genome shotgun sequence genome:
- the LOC121320558 gene encoding GDP-Man:Man(3)GlcNAc(2)-PP-Dol alpha-1,2-mannosyltransferase-like has translation MAEHGLCLCELIRLLWSLLIPSLLACVVLTALLFVLILGIRLWMQQKRKDRQKSEKSPVVAFFHPYCNAGGGGERVLWCALRALQKRYKHATFVVYTGDTGVTGEQIVEGAYRRFNIKLPGPVKFVFLETRQLVEASAYPYFTLLGQSLGSIVLGWEALIKCVPDIYIDSMGYAFTLPLFKYLGACQVGCYVHYPTISIDMLSVVRDRNPRFNNSAFISQNPILSSCKLIYYFIFAFLYGLVGSCSDVIMVNSTWTQNHILALWRCGARTSIVYPPCDVQTFLDIQLEEDEKKNHHSIVSIGQFRPEKDHSLQIRAFRKLLDKKTAEEQAALKLILIGGCRNHEDEERVTQLGDLCEKLGVGDKVEFKINIPFEELKRLLSEATIGLHTMWNEHFGIGVVECMAAGTVILAHNTGGPKLDIVVPYDGGVTGFLADDEDSYAKAMDNILSSSPEKRLDIRRNARHSVGRFSDQEFERSFLAAVEPLLLTLLTS, from the exons ATGGCTGAGCACGGGTTATGTCTGTGTGAATTAATCCG ATTATTGTGGTCCCTGTTGATCCCCAGTCTCCTCGCCTGTGTGGTTTTAACAGCGCTGCTGTTTGTGCTAATCCTGGGAATTCGATTATGGATGCAACAGAAGAGAAAAGACAGACAAAAGTCAGAGAAGTCTCCAGTGGTGGCGTTTTTTCATCCCTATTGCAATGCTGGAGGAGGGGGTGAAAGAGTGCTGTGGTGTGCGCTGCGAGCCCTTCAGAAGAG GTATAAACATGCAACCTTTGTGGTATATACTGGTGACACAGGTGTGACTGGGGAACAGATCGTGGAAGGGGCTTACAGAAGGTTCAACATCAAGCTGCCAGGACCAGTCAAGTTTGTTTTCCTTGAAACGCGCCAGCTTGTGGAAGCCAGTGCTTATCCTTATTTCACCCTATTGGGTCAAAGTCTTGGCTCAATTGTACTGGGATGGGAGGCACTCATAAAGTGTGTTCCTGATATCTATATAGACTCCATGGGCTATGCCTTCACACTGCCACTGTTCAAGTATCTGGGTGCTTGCCAAGTTGGGTGTTATGTCCACTACCCTACCATTAGCATTGATATGCTGTCTGTGGTTCGTGACAGAAATCCCAGATTCAACAATTCTGCTTTCATATCCCAGAATCCTATTCTTAGCAGCTGCAAGCTTATCTATTACTTCATTTTTGCGTTTTTGTATGGACTGGTAGGTTCTTGCAGTGATGTTATAATGGTAAATTCCACATGGACCCAGAATCACATCCTTGCTCTGTGGAGATGTGGTGCGCGTACGAGCATTGTGTACCCCCCTTGCGATGTGCAGACATTCCTAGACATTCAATTGGAGGAAGACGAGAAGAAGAACCACCATTCCATTGTTTCCATTGGCCAGTTCAGGCCAGAAAAGGACCACTCCTTGCAGATCCGAGCATTCCGCAAGCTGCTTGATAAGAAGACTGCTGAGGAGCAGGCGGCTCTGAAGCTCATTCTGATTGGCGGCTGCCGTAACCATGAGGATGAGGAGCGGGTGACCCAGCTCGGAGACCTGTGTGAGAAGCTGGGAGTCGGGGACAAAGTGGAATTTAAAATCAACATTCCATTTGAGGAATTGAAAAGGCTCCTCTCTGAAGCTACTATTGGGTTGCATACCATGTGGAATGAACATTTTGGAATAG GTGTTGTGGAATGTATGGCTGCTGGAACGGTTATCCTAGCTCACAACACGGGAGGACCAAAGCTGGACATTGTGGTTCCCTATGACGGAGGGGTGACTGGATTTCTGGCCGATGATGAAGACAGCTACGCCAAAGCCATGGACAACATTCTCTCGTCTTCCCCAGAGAAGAGGCTGGACATCAGGCGAAACGCTCGCCACTCGGTGGGCAGATTCTCTGACCAGGAGTTTGAGAGGTCTTTCCTGGCTGCCGTGGAACCCCTTTTGTTGACTTTGTTAACAAGCTAG